A genomic segment from Chitinophaga flava encodes:
- a CDS encoding homogentisate 1,2-dioxygenase: MPHYHKLGQIPHKRHTQFRKPDGGLYSEQLFSTEGFSSHSSLLYHCHPPTEIVKVDEPYSVAPKVAEEKMLKHRSFQGFNIQPENDFLQSRKAVLVNNDLHIVLAAPRKSMEDYFYKNADADEMIFVHEGKGVLRTQYGQLEFGYGDYLVIPRGTIYQISFATENNRLFIVESFSPLRYPKRYLSKYGQLLEHAPFCERDIRQPQNLETIDQEGDFLIRIKKKGVIYPIHYKHHPFDVVGWDGCEYPFAFSIHDFEPITGRVHQPPPVHQTFEGNNFVVCSFCPRLFDYHPQAIPAPYNHSNIDSDEVLYYVDGDFMSRKHVTRGMITLHPAGIPHGPHPGAVEKSIGARETKELAVMVDTFHPLQITEAALGIEDGGYVMSWAE, from the coding sequence ATGCCACATTATCATAAACTTGGACAAATACCTCATAAACGCCATACCCAGTTTCGCAAGCCGGACGGGGGACTGTATTCGGAACAGCTGTTTTCAACGGAAGGTTTTTCTTCCCATTCCAGCCTCTTATACCACTGCCATCCGCCTACAGAAATCGTAAAGGTAGATGAGCCTTATTCAGTAGCTCCCAAGGTGGCGGAAGAAAAAATGCTGAAACACCGCAGTTTCCAGGGCTTCAACATACAGCCGGAAAATGATTTCCTGCAAAGCCGCAAAGCCGTGCTGGTCAACAACGACCTGCATATTGTACTGGCAGCACCCCGCAAAAGCATGGAAGATTACTTCTATAAAAATGCCGATGCGGATGAAATGATATTTGTACATGAAGGCAAGGGCGTGCTTCGTACACAGTACGGCCAGCTGGAGTTTGGTTACGGTGATTACCTCGTGATTCCACGCGGTACTATCTACCAGATTTCTTTTGCAACAGAAAATAACCGTCTGTTTATTGTAGAATCGTTTAGCCCTCTCCGTTATCCCAAAAGATATCTGAGCAAATACGGTCAGCTGCTGGAACATGCCCCCTTCTGCGAAAGAGATATCAGGCAGCCGCAAAACCTGGAAACAATCGACCAGGAAGGCGATTTCCTGATCCGTATAAAAAAGAAAGGCGTGATCTATCCAATCCACTACAAACATCATCCTTTTGATGTGGTGGGATGGGATGGTTGCGAATATCCGTTTGCCTTTTCCATCCACGACTTTGAGCCTATTACCGGGCGTGTACACCAGCCACCGCCGGTACATCAGACATTTGAAGGCAACAATTTTGTGGTTTGCTCTTTCTGTCCGCGTCTGTTCGATTACCACCCGCAGGCCATCCCGGCGCCTTATAACCACAGCAATATCGACAGTGATGAAGTATTGTATTATGTAGACGGTGATTTTATGAGCCGTAAACATGTTACCCGCGGAATGATCACCCTGCACCCCGCAGGAATTCCGCATGGACCTCATCCTGGAGCCGTGGAAAAAAGCATTGGTGCCAGAGAAACCAAAGAGCTGGCCGTAATGGTAGATACCTTTCATCCGTTACAGATCACAGAAGCAGCGCTGGGCATAGAAGACGGAGGTTATGTCATGAGCTGGGCAGAATAG
- a CDS encoding GMC oxidoreductase: MNLNIKADQQNTYDAIVVGSGISGGWAAKELTEKGLKTLVLERGRNVEHIKDYTTATMDPWEFKHHLNTSNEMRENHPIQSRCYAFDEATQQFWVNDKENPYNEVKPFNWLRGYHVGGRSLMWGRQVYRWSDLDFEANAKDGHGVDWPIRYKDIAPWYAYVEKYIGVSGQAEGLPQLPDGVFLPPMEMNCLEKHVAARIKERYNDRIMTIGRAAHLTKGLNGRGPCQYRSMCARGCPFTGYFSSNGVTLPAAAATGNLTLRPDSIVLEVLYDKDKSKATGVRVMDSHTLQTVEYYANIIFLNASTLGTSWIMLNSVSDRFPNGFGNDSGQLGHNLMDHHFGVGAGGEFDGFEDQYYSSGRRPNGIYIPRFRNVNDQTKQKDYVRGFGYQGGAGRDRGESFDGIGVALKEAQTGLGKWGMGIGSWGEHLPYFENKVSLNKEKKDKYGLATLDIDCEFKENEKAMRKDMQESAKEMLEAAGLKNVHGYDAAPPPGHCIHEMGTARMGKDPKTSVLNGFNQVHAAKNVFISDGSCMASSSCVNPSITYMALTARACDHAVSELKKGNI, encoded by the coding sequence ATGAATCTTAATATAAAAGCTGATCAACAAAATACATACGATGCCATCGTAGTCGGCTCCGGCATCAGCGGTGGCTGGGCTGCCAAAGAACTGACCGAAAAAGGATTAAAGACACTGGTGCTGGAAAGAGGTCGCAACGTAGAGCATATCAAAGACTATACTACCGCTACCATGGACCCCTGGGAGTTTAAACATCATCTGAACACCAGCAACGAAATGCGGGAGAATCACCCGATACAAAGCCGTTGTTATGCTTTTGATGAAGCTACCCAACAGTTTTGGGTAAACGATAAAGAGAACCCTTATAACGAAGTAAAGCCGTTTAACTGGCTGCGTGGTTATCACGTAGGCGGCCGCTCGCTGATGTGGGGCCGCCAAGTGTATCGCTGGAGTGATCTGGATTTTGAAGCCAATGCAAAAGACGGACATGGCGTAGACTGGCCCATCCGCTATAAAGACATTGCACCCTGGTATGCCTACGTGGAAAAATATATCGGTGTGAGCGGACAGGCCGAAGGTCTGCCACAGTTGCCCGACGGCGTTTTTCTGCCACCCATGGAAATGAACTGCCTGGAAAAACACGTGGCTGCCCGCATTAAGGAAAGGTATAACGATCGTATCATGACGATCGGTCGTGCTGCCCACCTGACCAAAGGACTTAACGGCCGTGGCCCCTGCCAGTATCGTAGCATGTGTGCCCGTGGTTGTCCTTTTACAGGGTATTTCAGCAGCAACGGTGTAACATTGCCTGCTGCCGCAGCTACCGGCAATCTCACCTTGCGCCCTGATTCCATCGTACTCGAAGTACTGTATGATAAAGATAAAAGTAAAGCTACCGGTGTGAGGGTGATGGACTCCCATACCCTGCAAACGGTGGAATACTATGCCAATATCATCTTCCTGAATGCGTCCACACTGGGCACTTCCTGGATCATGCTCAATTCTGTGTCCGACAGATTCCCCAATGGCTTTGGCAACGACAGTGGCCAGCTGGGTCATAACCTGATGGACCATCACTTTGGCGTAGGTGCCGGTGGTGAATTCGACGGTTTTGAAGACCAGTATTACAGCAGCGGCCGTCGTCCGAATGGTATCTATATTCCGCGTTTCCGTAACGTCAATGACCAAACGAAACAGAAGGATTATGTACGTGGCTTTGGTTACCAGGGTGGTGCCGGCAGAGACAGGGGTGAAAGCTTCGACGGCATCGGAGTGGCATTGAAGGAAGCACAGACCGGCCTCGGCAAATGGGGCATGGGCATTGGCTCCTGGGGCGAACACCTGCCATACTTTGAAAACAAGGTATCACTCAACAAAGAGAAAAAAGATAAGTACGGACTGGCTACCCTCGACATCGATTGTGAGTTCAAGGAAAATGAAAAGGCAATGCGTAAGGATATGCAGGAGAGCGCGAAAGAAATGCTGGAAGCTGCCGGATTGAAAAACGTTCATGGATATGATGCTGCTCCGCCTCCGGGACACTGTATTCATGAAATGGGTACTGCACGTATGGGTAAAGATCCCAAAACCTCTGTACTCAATGGTTTCAATCAGGTGCATGCTGCCAAAAATGTGTTCATTTCCGATGGTTCCTGCATGGCTTCTTCTTCCTGTGTAAACCCGTCTATCACCTACATGGCATTAACAGCGAGAGCATGCGATCATGCTG
- the hppD gene encoding 4-hydroxyphenylpyruvate dioxygenase yields METAVANASNVTGQQDFLPLNGTDYVEFYVGNAKQAAHYYKTAFGFQSVAYAGPETGVKDRASYVLVQNKLRFVLTTSLVPDSEVARHVAKHGDGVKVLALWVDDARSAFEETVKRGAEPFLEPVVEKDEFGEVVRSGIRTYGDTVHLFIERKNYNGPFLPGYKEWKTVYNPTETGLQYVDHCVGNVGWNEMNTWVSFYERTMGFKNLISFDDSDISTEYSALMSKVMSNGNGRVKFPINEPAEGKKKSQIEEYLDFYGGPGVQHVAIATNNIIETVSELQARGVEFLTVPGSYYDTVLDRVGKIDEDIAPLRKLGILIDRDDEGYLLQIFTKPIQDRPTVFFEIIQRKGAQSFGKGNFKALFEAIEREQALRGNL; encoded by the coding sequence ATGGAAACCGCAGTAGCAAACGCTTCCAATGTAACCGGTCAGCAGGATTTCTTACCACTGAACGGTACCGATTATGTTGAATTTTACGTAGGAAACGCCAAACAGGCAGCCCATTATTACAAGACCGCCTTCGGTTTTCAGTCTGTGGCTTATGCAGGCCCGGAAACAGGCGTAAAAGACAGGGCTTCCTATGTGCTGGTGCAGAACAAACTGCGCTTTGTGTTAACTACTTCTTTAGTGCCTGATAGTGAAGTCGCCCGGCACGTAGCCAAACACGGCGATGGTGTGAAAGTACTGGCGCTTTGGGTAGATGACGCCCGTTCTGCATTTGAAGAAACTGTAAAAAGAGGAGCAGAGCCTTTCCTGGAGCCGGTAGTGGAAAAAGACGAGTTCGGCGAAGTGGTGCGCAGCGGTATCCGTACCTATGGTGATACCGTACACCTGTTCATCGAACGTAAAAACTACAATGGTCCGTTCCTGCCAGGTTACAAGGAGTGGAAAACAGTATACAATCCTACTGAAACAGGCCTGCAGTACGTAGACCACTGCGTAGGTAACGTAGGATGGAATGAAATGAATACCTGGGTATCTTTCTACGAACGTACCATGGGCTTCAAAAACCTGATCTCCTTCGACGACAGCGATATCTCTACCGAATACTCGGCACTCATGAGTAAGGTGATGAGCAATGGCAACGGCCGTGTGAAATTCCCGATTAATGAGCCCGCTGAAGGTAAAAAGAAATCACAGATCGAAGAGTATCTGGACTTCTACGGTGGCCCTGGTGTACAACACGTAGCCATCGCTACCAACAATATTATAGAAACCGTGTCTGAGCTCCAGGCCCGCGGCGTGGAATTCCTCACTGTTCCTGGCAGCTACTATGATACCGTGCTGGACAGAGTAGGTAAGATCGATGAAGATATTGCTCCGCTGCGTAAACTGGGCATCCTGATAGACCGTGATGATGAAGGATATCTGCTGCAGATCTTCACCAAACCTATTCAGGACAGACCAACTGTATTTTTTGAGATTATCCAGCGCAAAGGCGCCCAGTCTTTCGGTAAAGGCAACTTTAAAGCTTTGTTTGAAGCCATCGAAAGAGAACAAGCGCTGCGCGGTAACTTATAA
- a CDS encoding L,D-transpeptidase family protein, giving the protein MKRLVVLVMMLLGVGTLSAQQSFLENQKMFPKVGEAYREKEEMLKREFAKKGLTYPAKYIFVRSFKLDSEMEIWVKNSATDTFRLFKSYRVCTLSGKMGPKRKEGDRQVPEGFYYINDFNPNSSYHLSLGINYPNFSDRILSDQKKPGGEIYIHGNCITVGCIPLTDEFIDEVYILAVNAKNAGQDFIPVHVFPVKFGNPRSVDYLSNFALTDNTSTALWAELRTAYDYFEKHHRLPVVLVDDKGKYIM; this is encoded by the coding sequence ATGAAGCGACTTGTAGTTTTGGTCATGATGCTGTTGGGCGTGGGTACCCTCTCGGCACAACAATCATTCCTGGAGAACCAGAAAATGTTCCCTAAAGTAGGGGAGGCCTACCGGGAAAAAGAAGAAATGCTGAAAAGGGAATTCGCCAAAAAAGGATTGACGTACCCCGCCAAATATATATTTGTCCGCTCTTTCAAGCTGGACAGTGAAATGGAAATCTGGGTAAAAAACAGTGCTACAGATACTTTCCGCCTGTTTAAATCTTACCGGGTGTGTACGCTCTCCGGTAAAATGGGCCCCAAAAGAAAAGAGGGCGACCGTCAGGTGCCGGAAGGCTTCTATTATATCAATGATTTCAATCCCAACAGTAGTTATCACCTGTCACTGGGTATCAACTATCCCAACTTCTCCGACCGCATCCTGAGCGATCAGAAAAAACCAGGTGGTGAAATCTATATCCACGGCAACTGCATCACAGTGGGTTGTATCCCGCTGACAGATGAGTTTATTGATGAAGTGTATATCCTGGCTGTCAACGCTAAAAATGCTGGTCAGGACTTTATCCCCGTGCATGTGTTCCCGGTGAAGTTTGGAAATCCCCGTTCTGTCGACTATCTGAGCAACTTCGCCCTGACTGATAACACCTCCACCGCATTATGGGCAGAGCTGAGAACAGCGTACGACTATTTCGAAAAACACCACCGTCTGCCGGTTGTCCTGGTAGACGATAAAGGCAAGTATATTATGTAG
- a CDS encoding GMC oxidoreductase — MNLNIKAQEQNTYDAIVIGSGVSGGWAAKELTEKGLKVLMLDRGKQLEHVKDYDTATKDPWEFKHRGRLTVDQRETHPKLSRDYPYSEHNEKFWINDSESPYNEVKRFDWYRPDIVGGKSIMWGRQSYRWSDLDFEANLKDGIAVDWPIRYKEIAPWYDYVEKFAGISGTREGLPQLPDGQFMPAMEMNCVEKDVKKAVEGKFKGRIITMGRVANITQPLPGRTSCQFRNLCSRGCPFGAYFSTQSSTLPAAMATGNLTLRPDSIVNSVIYDEKQGKATGVRVIDKHTKEMVEYYAKIIFINGSTLGSTFVMLNSTSSRFPNGLGNDSGVLGKYLMDHHFRTGASGTAEGYDDKYFFGRRANGIYVPRYQNIGNDKRDYLRGFGYQGGAGRGGWSRGIAEMGVGKDFKEMLTEPGKWSMGLGGFGECLPYEDNMVTLDKSVKDAWGQPVLKFDCEFKENEKKMRVDMMNDAAEMLEAAGLKNVKTYDNGSFPGMAIHEMGTARMGRDPKTSVLNGFNQMHAVKNVFVTDGSCMTSAACVNPSLTYMALTARAADYAVKELKKGNI; from the coding sequence ATGAACTTAAACATAAAAGCACAGGAGCAGAATACCTACGATGCTATCGTTATCGGCTCCGGTGTGAGCGGCGGCTGGGCTGCTAAAGAACTGACCGAAAAAGGGCTGAAGGTGTTGATGCTGGACCGTGGTAAACAACTGGAACACGTGAAAGATTACGACACGGCCACCAAAGATCCCTGGGAATTCAAACACCGTGGCCGCCTGACAGTAGACCAGCGCGAAACCCATCCCAAACTGAGCCGCGACTACCCTTATAGTGAACACAACGAAAAATTCTGGATCAACGATTCAGAAAGCCCATATAACGAAGTAAAAAGATTCGACTGGTACCGCCCCGATATCGTAGGCGGTAAATCCATTATGTGGGGCCGTCAGTCTTATCGCTGGAGTGACCTGGATTTTGAAGCCAACCTGAAAGATGGTATCGCCGTAGACTGGCCTATCCGTTATAAAGAAATTGCGCCCTGGTACGACTATGTAGAGAAATTTGCTGGTATCAGCGGTACCCGCGAAGGGCTGCCACAGCTGCCTGATGGCCAGTTCATGCCTGCCATGGAAATGAACTGTGTGGAGAAAGACGTGAAAAAAGCTGTAGAAGGCAAGTTTAAAGGCCGTATCATCACCATGGGCCGTGTGGCTAACATTACCCAGCCACTGCCTGGCCGAACCAGCTGCCAGTTCCGTAATCTGTGCAGCCGCGGATGTCCGTTTGGCGCTTATTTCAGCACCCAGTCTTCTACCTTGCCGGCAGCCATGGCTACCGGTAATCTCACCCTGCGTCCGGATTCCATTGTGAATTCCGTGATTTATGACGAAAAACAGGGCAAAGCCACCGGTGTGCGCGTGATCGACAAACACACCAAGGAAATGGTGGAATACTATGCTAAAATCATCTTCATCAATGGTTCTACCCTCGGTTCCACCTTCGTGATGCTCAACTCTACCTCTTCCCGTTTCCCGAATGGTTTGGGCAACGACAGCGGTGTACTAGGCAAATACCTGATGGACCACCACTTCCGCACCGGCGCCTCCGGTACTGCAGAAGGGTATGATGATAAATATTTCTTCGGACGTCGTGCCAACGGTATCTACGTTCCCCGTTATCAGAATATCGGTAACGATAAACGTGATTACTTACGTGGCTTCGGTTATCAGGGTGGTGCAGGCCGTGGCGGATGGAGCCGTGGTATCGCCGAAATGGGTGTGGGTAAAGACTTCAAGGAAATGCTGACAGAACCAGGCAAATGGAGCATGGGACTGGGTGGCTTCGGAGAATGTCTGCCTTACGAAGATAACATGGTAACGCTCGACAAATCTGTTAAAGACGCCTGGGGCCAGCCGGTACTGAAATTCGACTGCGAGTTCAAAGAGAACGAAAAGAAAATGAGGGTAGACATGATGAACGATGCTGCCGAAATGCTCGAAGCTGCAGGCCTCAAAAACGTTAAAACATATGATAACGGTTCCTTCCCCGGTATGGCTATCCACGAAATGGGTACCGCACGTATGGGTCGTGATCCTAAAACGTCTGTGCTCAATGGCTTTAACCAGATGCACGCTGTGAAAAACGTATTCGTAACAGATGGTTCCTGCATGACTTCTGCTGCCTGCGTAAATCCTTCTCTCACTTACATGGCGCTCACTGCCCGCGCAGCTGATTATGCCGTGAAAGAACTGAAGAAAGGTAACATTTAA
- a CDS encoding gluconate 2-dehydrogenase subunit 3 family protein → MHRRDAIRNVAILLGTAISASTLSALESCTGSAPKNYDLNKPETKVLLAEIAETIIPTTSTPGAKAAKVDEFIVVMMNDCYKKADQDIFLDGLKKIDTASQQKFKKNFMDITPEQRTELLTQIDKERVEYNKRKDKKEGDPTHYFQYLKELTLLGYFTSKEGATQALRYVPVPGKYEGCIPYKKGDKAWAV, encoded by the coding sequence ATGCACAGAAGAGACGCAATCAGGAATGTGGCGATTTTGTTGGGGACTGCCATTTCCGCTTCCACGTTATCAGCTTTAGAGAGCTGCACAGGTTCCGCTCCGAAAAACTATGATCTGAACAAGCCTGAAACCAAAGTGTTGCTGGCCGAAATCGCGGAAACCATCATACCCACCACCAGTACTCCTGGTGCCAAAGCTGCAAAAGTAGATGAGTTCATTGTGGTAATGATGAATGACTGCTACAAAAAAGCGGACCAGGACATCTTCCTCGATGGCCTGAAAAAAATTGATACTGCCAGCCAGCAGAAGTTCAAAAAGAACTTCATGGACATCACGCCGGAGCAACGTACTGAACTGCTCACCCAGATTGATAAAGAGCGTGTGGAGTACAACAAACGTAAAGACAAGAAAGAAGGAGATCCTACCCATTACTTCCAGTATCTGAAAGAACTCACATTGCTGGGTTATTTCACCTCTAAGGAAGGTGCTACACAGGCATTGCGATATGTACCGGTACCGGGCAAATATGAAGGCTGTATCCCTTATAAAAAAGGAGATAAAGCCTGGGCTGTTTAA